CCTCAAAAGCTTCTATAAATGCATACGTACTCGATATGGCAACGGATTTGTAGTGTTTCACTCGTTTAAATaacgacaacgaaaataaCGTATTAACGAGCCTCGTTATcgacttttttggaaaatgctcgtttttttcgttaacgataacgaaatggctgtttttttcgttgttttcgttAATTTCTTGCTAAATTTTTCGTATCAAAACCGtagagatttcaaattttttgaccaccaggggaacttttttttccctcaaaatttggaattttcaattttgggatGACCACCTACTAGCGACTTAGCGATCCCCTAGCGAGGAATTAGGCCATTATTTTCGCATCATTTATTTCTACATCATTTGGCCTAACAGGCCTTAGAAAACtaggttctaaaaaaaaattgtaaggtaAACGATAACGGTcgcaaaaacagaaaaatgcgacacgtttaaattaacgaaacgaagaacgaaacgaatgaaaaattgaaaaaataacgattaacGATAACGATAACGAATCCAAAAAAGCACAACGGTGAAACACTACGGATTTGTCAATGTCAGAGCAATCAACCCCAAAGTCAGCTGTACGAGTCATGCGAAAATTCAACTCTATACGTTACGAGGAAACAATCCAGATCCTTCTTCTCATCGACAATTTATACGACTTCGTTTTTTCTATTATGCTTTTGAATATTCGATGTCGATTGTGGTTCTCCATCAACGTTTCCTATTCTTTGCGAATCCCTTGCCGGCTTTCTCATAATACGCTTGAAGTTGGAAATCCAGATTTCTGTTGATACCTATACATGCTGGATACTTAAGGTATTCTATTTCTATGTTCCAACGGTCGTTTACATCTCGGCCAGACGTCAGCCAACCAGCAACCATACATAGATGATAGTATGGGGGACAGGATGGAAATGGGGAACGTGAATGACAGATATTCACAATCGTTGAGTATCATAAGTCAATGACAGCCGAAGGATTTGAGATAAGGTTGGATTGCCAAGGTTGAACGATTCTCCTTGATCAGCTGTCTCGAATAATCTCGCTTTGTCTTAAGGGTCGCCTATGGGTAAAATCCTGCTCCCAAAATGCCAGAGACGTCAATTGAACTTAGGCTATGCATgtcatttgcatttttctcgCCCAATAATACTGTTATAACTGATGCGTACTAGTTTGCTTCATAAGCTGAACCTATCCCAATCTCATTTTATATGCAACATACAGTATTATTGCGCCAGACCACTATGCAGTGTGTCTAGCTACTAGATAGGAGACCACGGAAGATGTATACCCCTACCTTTctacttgtttcttttgagggagaaaaaaaggagagttcAGGTACGGTCACATCGGTTTCACAACATTGTTCAAGCGAGCTAGCTAGCAGCTGCTCAATTCGAAATAGTTACATTCAACTGAATCCCATTTCAGAAAGATGTTTCAGTAGTCAAGAGAGACCTTGCTGCTCCGAGGGTGTACAATAGATGTAGCGTAATGATCTTCTCAGCGGGATATTTGGCCTCGGCCACGGCCAGGACTCTGAAGCACAGCGCACAATCATTCCACAATCAAATGCCAGAACGAACATATGGAAGAGCCAgcggaaggaaagaagaaaagatagaaTAAGGGAAATaacgacaaaaaataaaataaaacttgtatATCTGTGATtgttaatattattaaaagaataaGTGCTTGGAAATTCTACCATTCAAcatctaatttattttaatagtttcgttttttttttttttttatttcttcagaGAAATAAGACAAAGGCAACCAAAAGTTCAAAGTCGGCTTATTGTATCTCTGTCACCTGCGTTTGTGTTTAATGGGGCGACAaactttttctataaaaagTCCGTGAGGGATTGCAATTGATTCACAACTTTGTATCATATTTCGCAACAGCCGTACCGTACAATTATATAGTATCCGACTATCCGCGTTGGTGTTATCGGCTTGTTCGAATGTGTAACGATTACCATAAACACGTCACTGCCCACCTTCTAGTTGGCCGGCCTTCCTTCCTCAACTAGAAGCCTACGGGCGCTATTTCATCTCGCATACATCTTCTCTGTCAAGGAACAACCCGGCCATCTTGATTATATTCTTCTTATCCTCtccctcttttccttttcttatttcttgttcTCTTCTGTGTCTTCTACTTTATCCCTTCCCTTACTGTGTACATGTtatccacaacaacaaaacacgtAGGCTATATACGACGATAGACGCAGCAGACTTGCTCATTTAGTAAAgctttgaataatttgaaaaatacacacaTAGTGGATCAATAGATTCAACAATTGATCAGACTTACTTGCCAACTCCTCCCCTCTGACTGAAATTTTGTTCCGTTCAGAAAATGGAGGAGCGCTCTTAAGTATCCTATCGTACCCTACCAAGTTTGAACAATTTAGAATATAGCTTTCAACGTACCTTCAGCTTCGCCTCATATATTACCATTTTAAAGTCTTGTTTAAAGGGTGAAAATGATCGAGGTTAGCACGGGAACGTCAGAAAACTTAAATCCTTAACAGtacaaatgaaagaaaaatttagacttacaagaaagaatgaaatagATCGctgaaagtttaaaaaaattccaatccgCACTTTTTTATCAGTGACAGTTGTACGAGTGCAAAGGGAGCTTTAGAAaatggcaaataaaaaaaattaatgagtCAATTGTAGGAGGAAAATACAGCATAACGTGCCATATGTCGATCTGTCGTTTATAATTGTACCGTgcgtttaaaaaagaaaagaaatcaaattcgaAACTTGAAAACCCAAGAAAACCTTTGATAatgtgaaaaattttaaatgttttaaaaatataaattaatatatAATACGTAATTTAATTGTGAGCTTACATTTTTtaggaacaaataaattttctataGCTATCCTTTTCAAACTGAATTGGCCTATTAAGTTCTCCATAACTtggaaaacttaaaaatagcaaaaacgAGTAAAGATAGATTTCTCAAGAATGTGGCTAAAACCGAgaatcacaaaagaaaaagtacgTTCAAAAAGCAAGAGAATTTCATTCTGGTGGTGAGGAGATACGCGCGTTCGATTGTGACGCGTTGAAATGCAGTGATCCATCTTCTCGTGGCGCACATGATGTATGACTATCTTTCCGACAGCCATGATTCGTTAACCCGCGATACTGAACTTCACTTGTGGGTATATCCTTTTCTACGAGGCGCATCTTGCAGCAGCAAAAGGTATAGGAAATCTGGTCAATTCCACTATGACGTCCATGACGTTGATTTATCTCTCCAGAAGTTCTCGGAATTTGAATATTCCTCGTGTGACTGGATGGTACTTAATGCAAGGGCCGTCTCGACAAGTGAAGAATTCAGCTATATTCTTTATATTACCTAGGTATGTGCGCTTTAAGGTTAGGGTGTGTCTGTATGTTGGCTATATTCGCAGATATTTGCTATAAACTACAGTCTTTTTATAAATCCACGTATAACTTTGGCAACTGCAGCAGTTACCGTCTTATGTTGAATAAAGATTCGAAAAATTGTATGTTGTTACTTttagattattactttgttgATTGGTCCGTAGCCTAAAGTGTAGTATAGTAAGAATAGTCAAATTAGGCAAACAAGCGCAAAAAAGGGAGTTTACTCCAATTTACTCAAAACAAATCTTAAATAGACTTTTTTCCCTTGAACTTTGTTCACATTATAGTTTTACAATAGTAGTGTATTAAActcccataaaaaaaaatcaaaaatcttttattgcaattttcaaTCTTGTAAGTGATTGTTAAAGTTTCAAATGATccgaattattttaaacacaTTAGAGTAATagataagttttttttacgttgAGAATAATTAATACACAATTATTGTAAATCAAATcctgcaattttattttattttgtaccaAGTTAATTTCTTAAAACAACCGTCCGGTTCAATAATGATCTAAAAAAATCCAGTAAATCAAAACAGGGGGTGACACTACTTTGATTGACTGCGACCTGGACAAGGAatagagaagagtgcgaggccaGTTTTGCTAGTCATTATTAGTCATAGTTTTCCTCGGATCATGATGCCTTCGAAGTCCCCTTCGACCAGAGCCAAAAATTAAGTGGGGACACAtatttcatcaaataaatgaGGAATACATTGTATTTCAAGTTTCGATGGATCAGTAGTTCAACAATCAGAAAGGACTTGCAATACTACACCAGCTTTCTACGTAATTCTTCCatcttttgttcaattttagaCATCatattttcatcatctttattGTCCTGAAGTTTAAACGGTCCGTCGAAATATTCAGGACTAACGCTTTCCAAATAATGGATTTTATCTTCGAGTGTTTTTAAGCGTTCGTACACATCCATTGGAATAGGTTGTACTTTTGTGTTCAGACCCAAGTGTTTTTCCATATTTTGTAAGCGTTCTTGGATAGCAGGACTCGGGATCAATTGGGTATTTGCTGAAGAAGGAGCAGGAACTTCAGAGTGTGTTTGCGGTCCCCACATATTGACGCATCTTGACACTAAAACGTAAACATGTTAGGATTCAACTTTAATTTCTTAACATGAAATAATCTTACCTTTAAGATGACTTTTGCTACCTTTTCTGCTTATAAGCACAGCTTCTGTGCGAGCACACGAATTTTCCGATTCGTTCAACGGCAATCGGTGGCAGAACTCTTGAACGTTAAATACGTCCGACTCTGCTCGTTTCCGTTCCATAAATGCAGTAATTCTTTTATCTAactaaatgaattaaaaaaaaaatcaaacatgaTTTGAAAAGGCAAAAACGGATTTTTTATTCGGTACCTCGGAATTCGATGCCTTGATCTGAACGTAATCCACAGTCGAGTCCACCATTTTCCTTGAATGCTCTATTTCAATCGCAAGAAACGCCCCTGAACAAAGTGAAGAgctttattttcgttttccgATATAACAGTCGACTCGTCTTCACCCACATCCTCTGCTGCTATagatggattttaaaaatgtttgacattttgaaaaaccaGTCATAAACATACTCTTAGGTCAAAATTTGCTACGTATAGTCACACAATCTCCAATCAATGTAGGGTTCAAACCTGTAAGTTACAATATTTCTAATAAAACGAAACCTGAACTTGATCTGGCAGTGATTCATCACTCATCAGGAATTCCTATGTCAAGGCTGACAATGATAATGTTTAACTTTCACTCTCCAAAAAGCAATGTGAAAATGATAGCCTATAGTCTCACAAGTATAACTATGTCATAGTAGTAGTCTCACATAGTATAACTCACAAATAGTTTATGCatgaaacagaataaaaaaaaattgcattgtAGCTACTTTTCCTTACCAAAACTGCTTGTGGAAGAGTTTGACGAATTGAACCGCCCACTTACTCTAGTTAGTAGGTACTAAACTGTAAACTCTATCTGGTGGGGTGGTGTAACCATCAGTTTAATAACTCTGCTTTATAAATTGGTGATGATGATTTCTAGGGCTGTACACGATGAGTTAAATTGGATGtcaaaacccaaaacaaacaatgaaattCTAACAACACTATCGATTGTAAATCAATTGTTTAGCTAACTATTGGTTTCATCGATAACTTTTAACTCCTCCCACAAGAAGACGGAGACGACAGAGCACTTATTTTGAGCAATCACACTTACAGAATTTAATTGGGAGCACTTAATTTTGCCACTTTGGTGTTCCATATTTTCGTCGTGTTTCGTGGTGTTCCCTGAACGGGGAGATCGGACGATTTTAAGACATTTTCAAACGACACATGAAATCGAACAgcaatttgacgaggatctcGAAaatcaggttattttttacgTTAGATCAGTGCTAATTATGCTAGAAAAGAGTTCGGTTGGCGAAACGGACAGTTTTCACATTTATGGAAAATGAGCTCTATTTTTAGAGCTCTCTTTTTGAGTCATACTAAATGCACGCGTTAGTCTGCGTCTATTGTCGAAGGTATAACCTACGTGTCTTGTTCGGTTtcgttgttttatttgttaagaACGTAGAATAGAAGCAAagggatgaagaagaaggtacAATTATAAACGGTTATAATACATATGGCGAGTTATGCTGTATTTCTCTCCTTCAATTgactcaaaatttttttaattgccaaTTTTCTTAAGCTCCTTTTTCACTCGTAGCCTACAACTGTCACCGAGTTATAAAACAAGTGCGGATTGGAATTTTCGAATACTTTCAACgatctatttctttctttcctgtACAGTCCTAAATTCTTTCGTTTGAACTGTTAAGGATTTATATTTTCTGACGTTCCCGTATTCTTTAAAGCATGCTGCTAAACCTCGATCATTTTCACCCTTTAAAAAAGGCTTtaaaatggtaataataaatGGGGCGAAGGGAAAGAAGCTGAAGGTACGTTGGAAGCTATATTCTAAATTGTTCAAACTTGGTAGGGTACGATAGGATACTTAAGAGCGCTCCTCCATTTTCTGAACGGAACAAAATTTCAGTCAGAGGGGAGGAGTTGGCAAGTAAGTCTGATCAATTGTTGAATCTATTGATCCACTAtgtgtgtatttttcaaattattcaaagcTTTACTAAATGAGCAAGTCTGCTGCGTCTATCGTCGTATATAGCCTacgtgttttgttgttgtggataACATGTACACAGTAAGGGAAGGGATAAAGTAGAAGACACAGAAGAgaacaagaaataagaaaaggaaaagagggaGAGGATAAGAAGAATATAATCAAGATGGCCGGGTTGTTCCTTGACAGAGAAGATGTATGCGAGATGAAATAGCGCCCGTAGGCTTCTAGTTGAGGAAGGAAGGCCGGCCAACTAGAAGGTGGGCAGTGACGTGTTTATGGTAATCGTTACACATTCGAACAAGCCGATAACACCAACGCGGATAGTCGGATACTATATAATTGTACGGTACGGCTGTTGCGAAATATGATACAAAGTTGTGAATCAATTGCAATCCCTCACGGActttttatagaaaaagttTGTCGCCCCATTAAACACAAACGCAGGTGACAGAGATACAATAAGCCGACTTTGAACTTTTGGTTGCCTTTGTCTTATTTCtctgaagaaataaaaaaaaaaaaaaaacgaaactattaaaataaattagatgTTGAATGGTAGAATTTCCAAGCACttattcttttaataatattaacaATCACAGATatacaagttttattttattttttgtcgttATTTCCCTTAttctatcttttcttctttccttccgcTGGCTCTTCCATATGTTCGTTCTGGCATTTGATTGTGGAATGATTGTGCGCTGTGCTTCAGAGTCCTGGCCGTGGCCGAGGCCAAATATCCCGCTGAGAAGATCATTACGCTACATCTATTGTACACCCTCGGAGCAGCAAGGTCTCTCTTGACTACTGAAACATCTTTCTGAAATGGGATTCAGTTGAATGTAACTATTTCGAATTGAGCAGCTGCTAGCTAGCTCGCTTGAACAATGTTGTGAAACCGATGTGACCGTACCTgaactctcctttttttctccctcaaaagaaacaagtagAAAGGTAGGGGTATACATCTTCCGTGGTCTCCTATCTAGTAGCTAGACACACTGCATAGTGGTCTGGCGCAATAATACTGTATGTTGCATATAAAATGAGATTGGGATAGGTTCAGCTTATGAAGCAAACTAGTACGCATCAGTTATAACAGTATTATTGGGcgagaaaaatgcaaatgacATGCATAGCCTAAGTTCAATTGACGTCTCTGGCATTTTGGGAGCAGGATTTTACCCATAGGCGACCCTTAAGACAAAGCGAGATTATTCGAGACAGCTGATCAAGGAGAATCGTTCAACCTTGGCAATCCAACCTTATCTCAAATCCTTCGGCTGTCATTGACTTATGATACTCAACGATTGTGAATATCTGTCATTCACGTTCCCCATTTCCATCCTGTCCCCCATACTATCATCTATGTATGGTTGCTGGTTGGCTGACGTCTGGCCGAGATGTAAACGACCGTTGGAACATAGAAATAGAATACCTTAAGTATCCAGCATGTATAGGTATCAACAGAAATCTGGATTTCCAACTTCAAGCGTATTATGAGAAAGCCGGCAAGGGATTCGCAAAGAATAGGAAACGTTGATGGAGAACCACAATCGACATCGAATATTCAAAAGCATAATAGAAAAAACGAAGTCGTATAAATTGTCGATGAGAAGAAGGATCTGGATTGTTTCCTCGTAACGTATAGAGTTGAATTTTCGCATGACTCGTACAGCTGACTTTGGGGTTGATTGCTCTGACATTGACAAATCCGTTGCCATATCGAGTACGTATGCATTTATAGAAGCTTTTGAGGAGTGCTTTTGAAGAGATGGTCGTGTCTTGCTCGTTTGAAACGTGGCGCTTTCCCATCTCGCAGAGTTcctccttttccctttttgtaacttctttttcctatacgtacctcttttcttttctttttttttacctgcatTTCATTCTTTCTATCCCTATTATGCGTTACTTTTTCCCTTGCCTTTCTTTACTCAAATTCTAGCTTTGATTCCtgttcttcttttcacctTTTATCGTCGCTTTATGCCGGTAGTATTTCAAACGATTCCAATGAGACTTTCAGAAGGTCAAATTATTCATCCGTATTCTTGTCCGTATTTGTGTATAAATGTTCTTGGCCGGCTTCTTGACGAACAGGGTCACCACCATAGCGTAGAAACGGTAGCCCATTATTCAGCCTAAACTTGTATAACGACTTGTCCTTTTAACTTTGGGTAGAATCGCTGTATAGTATATGCTCTTTGGAAAGCCGCTATACAAATCTTCACCTTTCCAAGTGACCAGACATTGGTGTATACAGTTTACACTACTGGGAGAAAATGTGAAGGAAAGTTACTATATTTTTCACCTCTATTTCACCATCGCCACTCAGCCACTGGGATTGAAATCGGCCTAAACCGATGCTCTACAGAATTGAGAAGTACTTAGGATCAATGGAAATAACGGCGATCATTTTTAAACTTGCAGTAGGTATACAGTCGGGTACATTATGTCAAGtcaagtaaatattttaataaaaaaaagcagatcAAAAGAACCGAAAAGAACGGTATGGTACCAAACAGTCGTCTCTTTGTTTTAatctattttcaatttttattaaggTAAATGGgctttaaaaagatttttttaaattttaataaaatggaaatttgacTCGCCCCGACGATATTGaatatcataaaaaaaacGCACTATTGTACAGGCgcgttaaaaaaagattttctatccATCATGATGACTGGATGTTGTCAATCATAAGAGAAAAGCAGTAAATAAAAAGGCTTGCCGACTCATTGTGGCTGTTATAAAACCAGTCATAttctcaaacaaaaagaacagttgaaacaattttgtttgtacTACATAGTCGGACTTGTGGCAACTCGTACGGAAGGGCTTTTTAGTTATAGGCTACACTTGGAATCATTTTGTCGGCTTCAAATCATGTATTCACGTGCCAGCTTAACTTGTGGGCTACTGTTAAATTGTAGGGCTGGCTCCAACAAGAAGCTGTTATTAGTGGGATTATTATAAGGGGAAACTCAAGCGTtcctccatcatcatcacgtaTTCCGTTACGTCTACACGGACACCGTCGGACACGAACTGCGGAATCCATTTTTGACCCGTGCTCCGTTACCGATAATTCATAGGTTTCGGTTGCAGCCTTCGGCTACATTGTAATTTGTGTCTTTGGTGAAATAATAAGCCCGTTGTACATACAAACACTGCTCACATCACGCCAGAGTTTTCTTCCCgtgacaatttaaaaattgaaaattttttggaattttcagCTATACATTCGAAGAAAATAGACAGTTACAATTAGCTATGCTCAAATTAATGTACGTGCAAATCTCCTGATGACGTAAAAAGGAAATAGTTTTACTTTATAAGGGAAGCTAGTCGCAAAAATATACAGCAGAAAACCGTGAGATCATTCTACTTTCTAACTTTGAAATtgaacaagattttgaaaaattttgaattcataaTCAAACGATTCGTAGAATGAAGAGGGTGCGTTCAGTCAAAgagggaaaaggaaatgggACAGAAGTCAATtctttcgaaagaaaatagttGGTTGCTTTGCACTGCGCTGGGTCTCAGAGATTTTTGCCGCTGGGGATGAGCCTCCTGCAGGTCAGCTGCACACTCGGCTCCGCTCAACCATTTCTGCCCCATACTGTGACTGCTAGTCAAGGTTCCACCATCCGAGAAAGGACGTATAAAAACCGCAGGATATCCAGCATATTCTGGCTTTCGTTTCGACCTGCTTCTTGATTCCTTCTTCTCCatcttcattcttcttcttcttccctttttttcccattttttgggtgaagagaaaaagagatagaggGGGGAAGCGAGGGAGAGCGAAGCCCATTTTGAGAATAGCGTCCGAGCTAGCTTTGGAACCGAACGACGGGGATTCTACcggcttcttttctttgcattCTGATTTTATACCTTTTACTGAAACGCTGTGAAAAAAATCCACTTTTGTCGTGTTATCTATTTTAAACATCGAATGAATCACCAAAGCTTTCCAGCATAAAAATACGATCGGCCCTTGTAATTGCAAAatggaatattttaaaaaaatgcgtGTGTGTGGTACTATACGCAGCGCAATACTAACTACTACTAAATAATACTATACTAAACTATGCaattaaaattgttgaatACAAGCAATTAATAACACTAGTGTAAATGCAATACAGTGGTGGTGATTAAGAAAGAATGTCAAGTCAGGACTACTGAATTACCCAATAAATCTGGAAGACTAATGCTGATAAGTATATAGTGACTAGCGAGTGTTGATAAGCCTAAGATGGAAGCAGCAGCGAGAGGCACCGTGAATCACGGTGATATCTATTATGCAGGTCATCGAGTTCGAATTCCAACCGGCAAGTTAATTAATAACACTAGCCTAATATACCTAAAGATACCACCTAAAGGATTTAACTTGCAATTATGTTACGTTTAGTGGATTTTTGAAACGTTAGCtttatctgtttttaaaaattcgtacCCTTCAAAAATGTCCTTTAATGTAGCCTACATTTTACGTTTTCCGTTAAAGTTAACGTATAAACGGCGCTACTTGGTTGTAGCCCCATAAAGTATAAATGATAGTGATACCTTGGCACCTTACGACCGCAATAAATACATAAATGTCCTTTTCCCCTTTCCACTTAAAACTGAACGTGTTAAAGGCTCCAGGCCAGCTAGAACCACTGAAGGCAGCGAAAATACTATAGGGTACACGCCGGACCACGCAGTAGCCAGTAGCAAACCTTCTTTTATCCCGTTTTATCACTTATTTATGGAAGCTGTATAACAAAGCTGACTAATTGCATCAGTCATATAGGCAGTAACTGTATAGTATAATTAGTAAGTAGTGatctcataaaaaaaaatatacatgttATTTTGTTATATGGTAGTAGACTGAAGAACTTGAAGTATCTAACTTGAGTAAAGAGTTAAAGTACTGTCGGTCTTTggttggtattttttaaatactacaGCTCACAGTCTACCGGTGATACGAGAGTTTCATTATTACGAGAAGCAAAGGGAAATATTTCTCGAGCGGAATTGATAAGTAGTCGGATGACAAGATATCCAGGGGAGAATGGAATCCCACGAATGCTTGGGAAAATGTTTGGGAAAAgcaactctctttttttttctttttcttttttctttatcttcatATGGACCTGGGTTTACTGGTTTGTGTGACCACCAGACATTTTCTTTGACTCCACGGCACGAAAGGTCAAATCTGACCtttcattcttctcttttcagcATTCGACGTGCCCGTTCCATCCGAGATCCTATCCTCATCTCCCCCCATCTCcctaacaaaagaagaaagatttCCGGTCCCAAGTAAATAGTTTGTCTTGTACAGACCGTATGAGAAGTCAAAGTTATTTCCACATGCTGTAGTCAAGTCATGTGACGTGTATTGTGTTGCAAACCGCCACGCTCTGATTTCAGAAAATGCggcaaattgaaattattttgaatatctAGTTTATTTCCGACTCGAATTTCCCccgtttaaatattttttttctgttccaaTTGGTGTCTTGAGTGTAATCCTCAGTAATGCTCATGGAATCGGCAAACGATGAATTACACGCAATGTGCGGTAGGCCTGTATATGATGGTGATTATCGGTCGAGGCTGTTtcattattcctttttcccatAGCCTATAGGTTTCGCATTCCTAAATGACCGCGACTACCCCTGCAgttatagaaataaattttttctactttgaaTGGATGAAAGACATGTAGGGGGAGAAGACTAGGAAGGCAGCTGATAGCGGCATTTTCCAATcttaaagttttcttttcctttgaattggatttcttcaacattttttcagtTCCAATTATTCTCCACCGTCCCCGCTTGATAGAATTTTCTACATCAATCCGAGTCGTCAACCCCTATAATATTTAAAACCTTTTGGGGGCAAAGTAAAAATTGCTTCGGAATCGGAAATAGGAAAACGTGTGGAAAGGCAAATCTTAAGAATGTTTGCGcgatgttttctttatttcttgaattcGTAATCGGCATATAacgaaaggaaagaatgaaagaaatagcGCATGTGCATGGGAGGAGACACGCGAGAGAAGAGGAGATGCCCCTCGGATTTGCCTCTTTCATTTACATGTTGAT
This region of Daphnia pulex isolate KAP4 chromosome 9, ASM2113471v1 genomic DNA includes:
- the LOC124203350 gene encoding MAP3K12-binding inhibitory protein 1-like, with protein sequence MVDSTVDYVQIKASNSELDKRITAFMERKRAESDVFNVQEFCHRLPLNESENSCARTEAVLISRKGSKSHLKVSRCVNMWGPQTHSEVPAPSSANTQLIPSPAIQERLQNMEKHLGLNTKVQPIPMDVYERLKTLEDKIHYLESVSPEYFDGPFKLQDNKDDENMMSKIEQKMEELRRKLV